The sequence TTTCATGCTAACTGCTGCCGAGTTCAACCAGTGGAAACTTCCAGTTACAGCTTCTACATAAGCAAGAAACTCCTTTGTGCAGAATTGTGCATGTGTCTTCCTCGCCCAGGACTTCATACGAAATAGAATTATGCTTCTGGCGTGTAACATGGACAGCAAGAATCTCTGTAACATGGCATGAGTTAATCTTGTCACAACTAGTAAAATATTCGGGTTATAGCATAACATGCTTTTGCTTTCCTTGCAAAAGCAAAAGCAAACGGTAGCATAATTCATTGGATCTCTCCAGACACAGTACAGCTCTTAAATGTATAGAGAGGTATTATCGACCAAGTCGCACGGTAAACTACAACAACCAACCTTGTAAATCTACATGGGGATTAAAGCTTCCTTCGTTTAGTAGACCTACTGAGGAAAACAAACTGGAATTTTAGAATCTGAATCAATCCATTGCAAGAGcctaaacaaagtataattaaATCAAAGAGATTGATTCCTGAAATCTACAATCATACTTCATCAAATTGATCCACATGATTTGCACAGGTTGAAGATTGAATCCTTGTCAGAAATTACATACAGAACAGAGTACATTTTTAGAGTCAGCCCTTAGTGAGTCAGacccagatgagtcaggtgatctGAGTCAGATCCAGGCgacagagaaaaaaaaacatagtacGGTATCTCTTCTGTTTGTTGTCGTGGAACTTAAAATCGAAGAATCCTCCACCAACATCCAACAGCAACGACAGTAAGTCACCGTGCCGCTTTCAACCCTTATTTTGTTTCTATAGTACAATAATAATTTCGGTTTCTTATTATGCTTGACACAATTTCTTATTATGCTTGACACAAATTTGAGTAAAACTTCTCTAGATTGAACCGAATTGATAATCCAATGTGATTCATTAGGATCAGATCAATGGTGGGTACCGTTCAATTTGGTGCCTTAGCTGCTCGTATAGTTCTGTTTGTTCCAATGGGTTTAGCTGGATATCATCTCGGTCGCAATAAAATAATGTTTTTCAGTGGAGCTCTGTTTATCAGTCTCGCGGTAGGTGTTCATCTAACTCCTTATTTTCCTTCAGTTACTAATTTTGcttcatctttttcatcatctATTGTATTAGAGAACCGTAGTTcatgtatttctttccttcatgAAATTGTTTGGGATGTACAACCAATTATCAAGGTTGATAAAAAAACACAGTTATTGAGTAATGTTTCTTCTGGTTTTGAGAAGTCATGGACTTGGGAAAAGTCTACACCTGTATTTGCTTGTGGGTTTCAGAAATTAGGTCCTTCTGATGCTTCTGATTTACTTAATGGGTCTTGGGTAGTTGTTGCTGGCGATTCGCAAGCTCGTTTATTCGTTCTTTCTCTGATGGGTTTGATTTTGGAACCAAGTGAAATGGAATTAGTAAGGGGGGATTTATTCATAGTGATTATCAAACTGTGATTGAGAAGATTGGGGTAAAATTGGATTTTGTTTGGGCTCCTTATACTGCAAATTTAACTAATTTACTCATGGAATATAAGCGGAATCGTCTGTATCCTGATGTTTTGGTTATGGGGACAGGTCTATGGGATATGTTGCATATCAATAATGCATCAGATTAGGGTGTTTCTTTAGGGTTGGCGAGGCAATTGGTTATGTTGTTATTACCTTTTTCTTCAGAATTCAAGAATGATGGGCCTGTAACAGGTTTAGTTTCTATACAGTCACCTCATATGTTTTGACTTGGGATGCCAACGTTGATAGAATCTATGATGAATAcagaggaaaaaagggaaaagatGAACTTCGCTGTGAGAAATGCTCATGAGAGGGAGCTCTTCAAGAGTAAGCTTTTACGTCAAAATGGGGGACCGATGCTTTTACTGAATATCAACTCATTGAGTCGGAACTGTGGGGGAAGGTGTACAGTGGATGGGATGCATTATGATGGAGCTGTTTATGAAGCTGCAATTCATGTTATGCTCAATGCTTTGCTTATTGAGTCTCAGCAACGACTTTGAGCGAAAAGTTTTTGCCTCTTTTATTGCAATACATTATGCCTTCAGCTAGTTGTTCAATATTAGCTTTGGGGTGGGGGGGTGGGGACATTAATTAGAAACTTTTTGGTCTACATTACAGGTGCGATCTTTTCTTTTATCCCGTTTTCTTCTGTAACTCTAGTAAACACTGACAGTTTCATGCTTGTGTAATCTTCAGAAGGGTGGCCTTCACCCTAAAAAGAAAAGGGTGATGAGGCACTAATCTTGACTTTTTTAATTACGTAAGGAAGTTACAACACTTTATACCTTAATCAATGAAATTTGATTCGGCATTGCCTTATCTTACTATGTCTTAAAAGTTGGCCTTATTTTGCAGATGATACTCCTGTTAACATCATTGCATGATATCTTAGTAATGACATACTACAAAAAAGTTATGGAACGTGAATTATGCGTATTTATTGCTCCAACAGAATTGTAAAAGCTGTCCTATTGTGTATGTGCTCTTTtaaaagaaagagagaaactATAATTATTTCATTCTTTGTTTTGCATCACTTCTACATATTTTGTCTGGCCACTGTTTTGCGCTCCACTAGTTTCAATTAGATATCTTGTGTGTGTGTATGAGTTAGCTTCGCTTATGCTATGAAGTTACTCTACAATTTGGCAGTCTCATGCCTTTCCATTTTCTATTTGACCTAATCAGTGATTGATGCAAACACAAAATTGCTGTCCTATTTTATCATATATATAGTCACATTCTATTTTAGAGCACTAGCATGATGTTCTAAGACTGACATTATGCATCTCCGTAACATCAGTAGGCATGGATTTATCAAGCCATTAACTGTGGTCATAGACCGAGCTAATCTCTGGCTTCAGTTTGTGATGTCTGAATCACTCTAAGTGAAGTTGTCAGACAGATTTCCTTTTCTAACAGCATCTTGAGCAACTCAGGAATCTTTATTATCATGTCTCTTCCTTCTATTTGATTGATCATGGAACTATGATCTGACAAGAAAACGTGATAAATTTGAATCATTAGAATTTAACATCTCTATTATCTCTGCAACAGAGTCCCCAGCCATTTTGGCTGTGACGTAATATTTATTACTATCCAGTAATCTTTTGTGTACTGAGCTTTCTGTTTCTTCCTTTGATTCATTCAATGCTGATTATTTGTTAGTGTGTCTTAGGCTTGTCATTTGCATGGTTTACTGTGTTTTTTCAGTGGCGCAGCGGCCTCGCGTTGTCTCCATTTTTCAGTGCCATTGAAGAAATGGAATAGTAGACTTTCTCTGACAAAGTACAGAATCTCGGAGTCGTTTATGTCAGGGATCTTGAATTTATAAAATCATCAGGTTGGTATAATTTGTGTTGACCTAAGTAGTTTCAGCAGTTGAGTGAGATTCTCAGAATCTCAGTTCTTGTCCTGCAAATTTTCTGCCGTGtttctttcttgttttacttGATACTGCCGCACCGTTGTCCTGTGCATCTATACTTCTGTGCCTCGTGCAGAGGAGGCTTCTCACTGTAAAAGGATGTTTAAGGATGATGCCTTTTCTCGACATGTTGCAAAATATCTGGAGGCTTTTGGATATGTTACCTTCTTCCTAAGAGGGTATATCTCTAAATTTCATTGATACGAGAATTCATACAACATGATCAAAATAAAATACACGAAAAGGCCTTTCAAAATAAATATACAAGGCTGCTAAGATTCTTTCGATACGCATCCCTGGTGAAAAAGCTGATATAAAAGACACTCTTATGGATCCCCCATCCCTGTGGGGACTTCTGTACCAAGTCTTTTATGAAGTCTCTACAGCGCAACATGCCCTTCTCCACTTCTGGCAGCAATAGTGAGTCCTTTCCGTGGGCAAATTTCTGGAAAGTTAAGAACCTGGCACCAAAAATGCAGATATTCATATGGAGAGTTCTCAACGATGGAATTGCTGTACGGGAAAATATGGGAAAGCAGGAGTTGACAAAGAGTGTGTATTCTGTATGATGCGGTTGAAACTAGTGATCATCTCCTTCTTTCACTGTACTGTGGCCAGAGCAGTTCTCTTTGGATCAAATATGGGACTGAGAGTGAATGAAAATGACTCTGTCAAGCAAACTGTGGCAAAGGTGGCTTCATGAAAAAGGAGATTTTTCTGTCTTCATATTAGGAAGTTGTGCTATGTGGGCTATCTGGAAGGCTAGAAATGGAAAAATATTCGATAAAAATAACCCTTCAATTCAGAGAATCATACTTGAGACTCATTTTTGGTACAACTACAATTTGCCTAACAGCGAAGATGTAAGTATAACACCAAACTCAACAACTGCAACTTCCAGAAGCAGAATTATTAATCTGGAAAGATGGGTTCCTCCTGCAAACTGGATTAAGTTGAATACTGCTGCTTTCATATCCAATTCTGGTGCTTGTGCCATGGTTGCAAGAAATGCAGATGCAAAATTTGAAGCCGGTGGCACTTGTGGGCATAACTGCAATCCTCCCATGGAGGCAGAAGCTAAAGCTATCACTCTTGCCTTCGACCTCGCCGAGAAAATGGAGTGGAAGGATATCATAATTGAGAGCGATGCTGAAAAGGTAATCAAAGTACTGAATAATGAAATCGCTTCGTATCCTTGGAGACTGAGACCCATGATCCTTCAGATAAAAGACAGAAGTATGTTCAAAATTCATCAAGAAAGATGCAAATAAGGTCGCACACTCTCTGGCAAGCTTTGCTTTTAAAAACCAGGCTTTTAACTGGTGGTTAAACTCTATCCCTCCTTGTATCGCCCCTCTGTGTGTTAGAGAGGGTATTCTCTTTTATTCTGTTTCTTGcctagcaaaaaaataaaaaaatacgacCTGTTTAATCAGAAATGATTCAATCCACAGAGTGATGAACATAAAGTCATCTGGATATCAGGTTCGGATGAATGCACTTGGGGTGAAAAGATATCAAACAGACCTAAAAATCAAGTAGTTGAAGTCTTTGCTGTTGGGAAAAATACATGGAGAAGAATCGACGCATCTCCACCCATCTCTATAGCTTATGAAGACGCTTTTTATGTAGATGGTTGTTTATATTGGCGGTTCCCAGCCACAAAGCAAGGTGAACAAATAATGAgatttgatattgtaaccgaaaaGTTCAGGCTTATTCCGATTCCTGGTTTCGTCATTGATCCCTTGGAATTTAAGTGGTCACAAACAGTTGAGCTAACAGAAATTGATGGACGCATAGCTTTGTTAACTCAAACTTCCCTATGGACAATTAATGAAGAAGCAGATGGCAACATTAAGTGGAGTGAAGAGGAAATCGATATACCTTGCGACTGGAATGGGAAACCTGATCTATCAATTGAAGCTCTTACGGGGGCTGATCTAATCCTCCTACGACCAGAATGGTCACATAGCATATTTTATTTCAATCGAAACACCAAACAGTCTTTAAGATTTCCAATCTTGCCCAATTGTGCACATTCTGACTGGGAAAGGACAATCCAGGTGTAGCCGAGAGAGGTATGAACAGTCTCAGAAGACTGGCAACATATGCTACGGTCCTACCTAGCCTCGATGATGGCCCTATCTTGTGATTGGCGTCTTTCCACTACCATTTtgaactatgattttgggcataccaaaatctttcaaggctgAATGAATGACAAAAaaagttgtgaaatagcaaaatcagataacttcttaacccaaatttttttaatggcaaatctgccctttacgtattagtgttaataatcttgattagtgattaaatattttgtttactgattaaaataattttcagaattataagagttgtttagatgaaaaatttggggaaaaaaaaaaatcaaagttttggtttggttaagaaggagagaaagagaaggagaaagtgagaaaattctaattcttgattcaatagaggatgaggagggtcatcattcatctaaaaaacctaggaaaatacatatcaactacaacaatgatccagaaatggctgatttcttagattatgagaatgattttacacaaactcaaacacaagctcaaactcaaacacaagctcaagatgatgatttttatgagccaaatccagatgatgaagacattgatgacgaacccaatgcttctaatacacaggtacacttatatcctatacttaatctcacttctatagctctcaattatcaaaagttaggttttttgaatcatggttcggcgaaacaggttgaggttcggctcacatctatgagccgaatctaccaattgatgaacggttcggcttaccgaatctgtttactgcatgcgtcgaacctataattttcaattccaacccttttgctagaaaCTAgatcggcttatatgaaagtttcatagtaagtcgaacaacatcctgaatagctcggaaaaaaaataattactggttcggcttatatttcgaaaatcgtatgagacgaacatcaatttgttattttttgggttaaaatatagttattggttcggcacatattgagaatatcgtaatagccgaacctcgtaaatgtgctaggttcggcacatattatgattatcgaatacgccgaacccctatgcatctctatttgtgactaggttcggcttgaaatttcatgaaatttcatgccgaactgttcatatacacttacaggaagcttttatgaagaacagttcggctaaaaacgcaactcaattttgagccgaacccaacactgtaaccgtcatttaatcaatgaaaaacaacaaataggagattgggtttgtaaaacttgctttcttatcctcatttccggagatggagatgcagttggttcaatttctggttcaattggtggttgattttcagtttctacaccttcatcttcaattagttcttcttcttaaattgatggattagaagacgatttggtttgcctagtccctgcttttctttgtacgagtcattatgtggttgagtttaatcgacgatcaaatttttacgaatcgacaattaatcacgatgatgaacttttttttcgcaggagggggaagagttcggctagaggaggaggaagaagaagagatggtaagggaaactgattttgattttttagaaaactgattttagatttttgtattaagagtgtataggtaattgaactacccataaggtacctcttataaggtcacccaagatgagactattgttttgtatgcctagaaagatgtaggtatgcccaaaatcagggttcaccATTTTTTCCTATAAGGCACCTAAAATTTCTGAACTGTTGTAGGGCTTATGGCCCATAGATGTGCGTCCCAATTAGGTAGTTAGGGTTTTCCCATGGTTGTATATAAAGCATACTCTGCTATGTAATATAGTTACTGCCTATCAATAGAATCCCTCTTGACGTTTCTCATATTCTTGGTATTCTCTCTGTTTTTCCtcaaaacgttatcatgcacgagctCTTCCCTGCCGctaaagaatattattttttttgggttctCATCAATCGAAAGAGactttgtttttgtttattttattaatcATGAAAAGCTCACAAATGAAAATTTACATAGTATATAATTAGGTATTTGGGGATCTTGATTTGTAATTAGagacttagagcgtccacagtggtgcgagcataactaaagaccaaagactaaaaaaaaagatcaaaattgggtttagtccgtcctgtgacgtagcgggtgacgagtaaatttggtcgcgcgttgatataaagtccgcttcatcgtccagcgtagataaagattacgcctggcatggggcgttgataaagataacgcctggtatgaggcgttgataaagacaacgcctgtatggggcgtgaactatagcaacgcctggtgtgtgggacggagattatacgttcgcccgggttaaaaaaaaaaaaaaaaaaaaaatggggcgttgataaagacaacgccccaaccaaagttttgtaaacttttcaaatttgggttcatgactatatcaacgccccattcaaatttggtgtccggcgttgattataccaacgccccatccaggcagacattataccaacgccccatgccaggcgttgattataacaacgccccattcaggcggacattataccaacgccccatccaggcggacattataccaacgccctgcatcaggcgttaactttacgaacgcgcggctacaggcggacattataccaacgcccgtcgggtaggcggacattatataaacgtccgactatatttggatttggtcttaatcgccgaccaaatttggtccgagttttactctttgatcaaattttgatcgatggtccgtcccattacgccagcccactcgacatcaaatttgggtttagtcgtccactgcagttgctcttagggacCTTGTTTAGTTCGGTCGATGACAAATCCGTGGGAGAAAAATTCTTCTTCTGAATCCGAAAGAAAATGGATTTTTGTTATCATCTGTTCGTAATACCATCTCGAAGATTTCCTTCACACGGTATGTTACtccattaattatttttttcaattaaACATCGAGACATCTAAAGGTATATCTAATTTATATTGATTTTTATAttgatttttatattattatgcttttcttctcttttggggCCACATGTTTACTCGGCTTCTTCTTTTGAGATTTTATACGGCAGATGTATCTAATTAATGTTGCTATATTGTTGTTGTGTAATTTGTTTTCATCGGTCTATGTGCGTGGTAGATTTATCCCATCGATGCATAAAGCTGCTGCCATAGGCTGTGTTTGCTATTCAAGTACCTAACTATGTCTGCTGTTCTAAAAGTTTGacattttctttccatttttttgtatTTGCAAAATAATGATGATCTGTGAGCGAAAACTGTCCGCGGAAGAAGAAACGTTCTGTAATAAAAGCCGACTCGGTCGATCTAACCATCCCCAACTCGGTCCGTTCCAACCAGCCCCAACTCGGTCCGTTCTTGTCATGTGCTGTCCTGTCCAGCTGCAGTTCGGTTCTGGGATGCCCACAACCAAGGCCGTTCCGGTTCTGTATATATATAGCGGGAACCAAAGCCCGAGGTATGTAACTAAAACGTGGTTTTTTTTTACATGACTTGCTAGGTCTATTTATCTGTTTTTAGGACATgccagttttgtttgtttttgtcttaagataagtccatatgatataaacggtcaatttaaattatctttattgatctcaatcattaagaattttggttttaatgctatttgttctcttgaatatgatattggctatagttgaatggtgtattttgtttatttggttgtaccaactcaattccaatgtatttatttggggtttagaagtacttgatcACCATTATTGtatacttgatattttcttctcAAATTTGAAATACTTGACTATTAAGAGTtggtattttcaaaagatacgttgcaaataaaatcacatgtattccaaattttatggaagaactcacaaaagatgatacgagtcagaaaatttcaatttctctacttaatccatgatactaacgaaccagtatatgttgaaataTGACAACAATGGATtatctttagtaatctattcaacctaaagtaattggttgacatgtgtagtaagattctcttggcctgttgagataaagaaatttctcaaattaagctaaatgtagccaaattgaaaatggaaagaaccccgaagtaataagggttagacgtaatgactcatataaagcatgtgaaaagggacatatatatcatgagacaagaTGTATTTTTTCtcagtagtaatgacaccaaagtacaggtatcagctgaatatgggatgaagctaagatgtaattctagctcccatcataaatgaaagagttggaaatgcacctggtcataggtgttgatatatataatgtaatgtgtgtatcatagtagcaaccaattttcacttcaactttaatggcaacaagaactttgctgGGCctattgactatcttattcagttgaactagatccaatatctgcacctatggaatgaaaacacgagacataaattctccaaagcacttgagatatattgggtgaaacgtaatatatatCAGTCTAAAGTACctgagttgaatcccacttttattacgtaataaggccacaccacttattaaaactctcaagacccaaatgtctaactcatagttgcttttcttccactagcttaaggaatttaaactagttgttgaactatttccttataatgtgactacaagGATTGGACCATCGAGCGCAACATTGctcaaaaatttgttttcaagatagaacaaagacgtcacaaaatctctaccgagagataatcacaccttgttaaattcaaaagaaacccatgcaaatggatatcatatggaacctgactgtgatgataatgtaattgattgcatcttttatagtcactaatatatttggaaggaaatgtattttagagaaactaatgagtcaatctagtgaaatgtaaatcactatagtatttggattattgaatccatattgactccgacgatgaaatgttggaattTGACTCGTAcaaactttgacataaccataaaggcactttggttgtgacatgatgtttcgttttgaaaggactcatacgtacatctctgtgtttgagtggacgagacaacgggaaaaagattgacagaatgcgaagtaacgacatatctctcaataagtgttttctaatgTACCAGATGCACAATCCCCTcctccctcccattatgcttttaagtaacagagcatatcactcattttacaaagtcttcagtaaaacaggatcgagaccatcctaagatgcaaatggtaaacaatccatattacaaagataacaaggtgaaatttagaaaaatattcatgcagaatgcggaccattaaagtgacttgtGGCTctagtgaatgttttgacattttggactagttatagttcccaagaaatttgcgtttaaaaactcctagtacatattacacaatacaaagtgcaaaggctcaccacccttattaatgctagagaatcTACATCGAAAggaattgatgaatattgcatgtttaataggatcaatatagaacatcttatacccaatggtctcgcagaggctaccatcaaaggttatagatggtgcctaaggaataggttatgcgtaccaacctatcttttatcgctttggggatatgcaatattacacgcatcttacttaattcgtttttagaacccaatattagtcaacctttctgtgtaccagttggtaactggatttaagcatgacattcgtgttcttacgcatttttggttgcactatatatgtgccattacgactccacatcgtactatgataggTCTTCAAAActattaagtagttatgttggaaatgagttcccaacaattatccgcattttgaaCCTTTTGGCAGGAGGTCTCTTAccactagatttgcgggttatcactttagtgagacagtcttcccgtcgttagggggagataagaaaaagtattttctagggGAACGAAAGGAATTtttgtggtgtgttcccactgtgtctcatattgattcttgtactataaaaatgtaaatgtgaagtgacaaagaataatcgattttcagaatgtacattgatgtcgctaaagtgacaagatcacacataccagctgcaaatattcctgtaAGGTTAGAtttcctcagtatggggtacaccatagattaaggtgttgcaactacactcggtggaagtgtagttgaggccgtggatccataaaggaagatggagagaccaccaagttcgatcaatgctcacctagaaaggaagtagatgagtaaggcacaacctataatttgtatcattaatgaaatcatctcatttgattgtctctgactatgtccatgaatcaaaactggaggacgctccaaagtttaatgattccagagaacaatgaaatcctaaaagattatgagaacacacacgagtcaatggaaagatcgtgcgagcatattaatgattatttttatatatagtttCTCAAGGAAATAGAGCAATATGAGATAGAACCATGCTTTTTATTATTTAATGTCaacaaagagcatatttggcctacacaatccagttCGAACTTGGTTATTTgaaaaatatacaggtatttggtgtggtagtgctaaccaaccaagtgtaaagcctatgggacatacatgattatttgtcataaagcacagtgggaagaatgaagtctcaaagtatcaagactcgccttgtggcgcgaggtttctcacaaagccctggaattgtcctctagtaatgaacgttataacgttccgctacttagttaggttggtaatttcaaaaagacttgaaatgcagcatatgtatgtggttgttacatatctctgaaagaatcaatagatagaagatatttgcaaaagtgcatgatggccttttgcttcccaactcgaatgactct comes from Papaver somniferum cultivar HN1 chromosome 7, ASM357369v1, whole genome shotgun sequence and encodes:
- the LOC113298322 gene encoding uncharacterized protein LOC113298322, which translates into the protein MKMTLSSKLWQRWLHEKGDFSVFILGSCAMWAIWKARNGKIFDKNNPSIQRIILETHFWYNYNLPNSEDVSITPNSTTATSRSRIINLERWVPPANWIKLNTAAFISNSGACAMVARNADAKFEAGGTCGHNCNPPMEAEAKAITLAFDLAEKMEWKDIIIESDAEKVIKVLNNEIASYPWRLRPMILQIKDRSMFKIHQERCK
- the LOC113295158 gene encoding uncharacterized protein LOC113295158, yielding MVGTVQFGALAARIVLFVPMGLAGYHLGRNKIMFFSGALFISLAVGVHLTPYFPSVTNFASSFSSSIVLENRSSCISFLHEIVWDVQPIIKVDKKTQLLSNVSSGFEKSWTWEKSTPVFACGFQKLGPSDASDLLNGSWVVVAGDSQARLFVLSLMGLILEPSEMELVRGDLFIVIIKL